One Rhizobium sp. NRK18 genomic window carries:
- a CDS encoding gamma-glutamyl-gamma-aminobutyrate hydrolase family protein encodes MSKPIVAVPADIRFFTETNWHCAQNQYLQAALDVSGVMSFIIPAFEHGNETDAILDRVDGLLVTGSATNVHPSLYGQDAREEDGPFDPGRDATSLPLIRRALDRGIPMLAICRGIQELNVALGGTLASEIHEQPGIWDHRKPENVHRDEAFGIRQDVFIKEGSCLARYLGAGAVQVNSLHRQAIAEAAPGLQVEAVAEDGTIEAVSVINAKNFAIGVQWHPEYWAKTDTPSRQIFEAFGDAVRAYAGAKTTIVAAAE; translated from the coding sequence ATGTCGAAGCCCATCGTCGCAGTCCCGGCCGATATCCGTTTTTTCACCGAAACGAACTGGCATTGCGCCCAGAACCAGTATCTGCAGGCAGCACTCGACGTTTCCGGCGTGATGTCCTTCATCATTCCCGCCTTCGAACACGGCAATGAAACGGATGCCATCCTCGACCGCGTCGACGGGCTGCTCGTCACCGGCTCGGCCACCAATGTCCATCCGTCGCTCTATGGTCAGGATGCAAGAGAAGAGGACGGACCGTTCGACCCCGGCCGTGACGCCACCAGCCTTCCGCTCATTCGCCGCGCGCTCGATCGCGGCATTCCGATGCTGGCGATCTGCCGCGGCATTCAGGAGCTGAATGTCGCTCTCGGTGGCACGCTCGCCAGCGAAATCCATGAGCAGCCGGGCATCTGGGATCATCGCAAGCCGGAGAACGTGCACCGGGACGAAGCATTCGGCATCCGTCAGGACGTGTTCATCAAGGAAGGGTCCTGTCTGGCCCGCTACCTCGGAGCAGGTGCCGTACAGGTCAATTCCCTGCACAGGCAGGCCATCGCCGAAGCGGCACCCGGCCTTCAGGTCGAAGCCGTCGCGGAGGATGGCACGATCGAGGCGGTATCGGTGATCAACGCCAAGAACTTCGCCATCGGCGTGCAATGGCATCCCGAATACTGGGCAAAGACGGACACGCCGTCGCGCCAGATTTTCGAAGCCTTTGGTGACGCCGTCCGCGCCTATGCCGGCGCCAAGACGACCATTGTGGCAGCTGCCGAGTAG
- a CDS encoding TRAP transporter substrate-binding protein: MDRRSFMKKAGVAGAGAAAAATLAAPAIAQENPKITWRITSSFPKSLDTIYGGAVDIAERVAAATDGNFTIQPYAAGEIVPGLQALDAVAAGTVEAAHTTSYYFWGKEPTFALGTAIPFGLNARMQNAWFYQGNGNTLLNEFFATQGVYGLPAGNTGVQMGGWFRKEINTVDDLKGLKFRIAGLAGKVVEKVGVVPQQLAGGDIYPALEKGTIDAAEFVGPYDDQKLGFYKVAKYYYYPGWWEGGPVVHAFFNLDKYNNLPKHYQAILTDACAFANTNMMAKYDAKNPQALKQLVAEGTVLRPFTQEIMAACYDAALGIYADLSNQSASFKKVYDDQLAFKKDAYLWAQIAEYTFDTFMMIQQRSGKL, translated from the coding sequence ATGGATCGTCGTTCATTTATGAAGAAGGCGGGCGTTGCAGGGGCGGGTGCCGCTGCGGCGGCAACTTTGGCTGCGCCGGCCATCGCACAGGAAAATCCGAAGATTACATGGCGCATCACGTCGTCATTCCCGAAGTCGCTCGACACGATCTACGGCGGTGCCGTCGATATCGCAGAGCGTGTGGCCGCGGCAACCGACGGCAACTTCACCATCCAGCCGTATGCAGCAGGCGAAATCGTCCCCGGTCTCCAGGCACTTGACGCCGTTGCCGCCGGTACGGTCGAAGCCGCTCACACGACGTCTTACTATTTCTGGGGCAAGGAACCTACCTTCGCTCTCGGAACGGCCATTCCGTTCGGTCTGAACGCCCGCATGCAGAACGCCTGGTTCTATCAGGGCAACGGCAACACGCTGCTGAACGAGTTCTTCGCCACGCAGGGCGTCTACGGCCTGCCGGCCGGCAACACCGGCGTGCAGATGGGCGGCTGGTTCCGCAAGGAGATCAACACGGTTGACGACCTCAAGGGTCTGAAATTCCGTATCGCCGGTCTCGCCGGCAAGGTCGTCGAAAAGGTCGGCGTCGTGCCGCAGCAGCTCGCTGGCGGCGACATCTACCCGGCTCTTGAAAAGGGTACCATCGACGCCGCCGAATTCGTTGGTCCTTACGACGACCAGAAGCTCGGCTTCTACAAGGTCGCCAAGTACTACTACTATCCGGGCTGGTGGGAAGGTGGTCCGGTCGTCCACGCCTTCTTCAACCTCGACAAGTACAACAACCTGCCGAAGCACTATCAGGCGATCCTCACCGACGCCTGCGCATTCGCCAACACCAACATGATGGCGAAATATGATGCGAAGAACCCGCAGGCACTGAAGCAGCTTGTCGCGGAAGGCACCGTGCTGCGTCCGTTCACGCAGGAAATCATGGCTGCCTGCTATGACGCCGCCCTCGGCATCTATGCGGACCTGTCGAACCAGAGCGCGAGCTTCAAGAAGGTCTATGACGACCAGCTGGCGTTCAAGAAGGATGCCTATCTCTGGGCGCAGATCGCCGAGTACACCTTCGACACCTTCATGATGATCCAGCAGCGCTCGGGCAAGCTCTGA
- a CDS encoding LacI family DNA-binding transcriptional regulator, translated as MAQKVKLSTIAESLGISTATVSLALRDSPLVAIATRERIKDQARLLGYIYNRRAASLRTSRSGIIGVVVHDVMNPFYGEILKAIESELDRSQHTFILSNHYDSVEKQRTFIETLLQLGGDGVIMSPAIGTPKEDIQLAEDNGMPAILVARQMEGIDVPTYRGDDSYGIALATNHLIGLGHRTIAMIGGTDQTSTGRDRYLGYASALKKAGIEVDPNLRIPGPRSKQGGFEAAVHFLSLPQKPTAAVCWNDLVAIGLMNGISRAGLVPGHDISVTGYDDLEEAAIATPALTTVWNGQAEVGRLAARALLDKLSGSHEPDGLHLIKPEMRIRQSTNPISSSSQRS; from the coding sequence GTGGCTCAAAAGGTCAAACTATCGACGATTGCCGAGTCGCTTGGCATTTCCACGGCAACCGTATCGCTTGCATTGCGCGACAGTCCGCTTGTCGCGATTGCCACGCGCGAACGGATCAAGGACCAGGCGCGCCTTCTCGGCTACATCTACAACCGCCGTGCGGCGAGCCTCCGGACCTCACGTTCCGGCATCATTGGCGTCGTCGTGCATGACGTGATGAACCCGTTCTACGGCGAAATCCTGAAGGCGATCGAAAGCGAGCTAGACCGCAGCCAGCACACCTTCATCCTTTCGAACCATTACGACTCGGTAGAAAAGCAGCGGACCTTCATCGAAACGCTGCTGCAGCTTGGCGGCGACGGCGTCATCATGTCGCCGGCGATCGGCACGCCGAAGGAAGATATCCAGCTTGCCGAAGACAACGGCATGCCGGCCATTCTGGTCGCACGCCAGATGGAGGGGATCGACGTTCCCACCTATCGCGGTGACGACAGCTACGGGATCGCGCTCGCTACCAACCATCTGATCGGCCTCGGCCACCGGACCATCGCCATGATCGGCGGCACAGACCAGACCTCGACCGGCCGCGACCGTTATCTCGGCTATGCGTCAGCGCTCAAGAAGGCAGGAATCGAAGTCGATCCCAACCTGCGCATTCCGGGCCCGCGTAGCAAGCAGGGCGGGTTCGAGGCGGCAGTGCATTTCCTGTCATTGCCGCAGAAGCCGACGGCGGCCGTCTGCTGGAACGATCTGGTGGCGATCGGCCTGATGAACGGCATTTCGCGCGCCGGCCTCGTGCCCGGCCATGACATCTCCGTCACCGGCTATGACGACCTCGAGGAAGCGGCGATCGCCACGCCGGCGCTGACGACGGTCTGGAACGGTCAGGCGGAGGTCGGACGACTGGCTGCGCGCGCGCTGCTTGACAAATTGAGCGGCAGCCACGAGCCTGACGGCCTGCACCTCATCAAGCCGGAAATGCGTATCCGGCAGTCGACCAATCCCATTTCTTCGTCATCACAGAGATCCTGA
- a CDS encoding 2-hydroxyacid dehydrogenase: MSDTRIPVLASVKSHPRVLERLKEKFDLRLMEIDGPASLPEAERSEIRGAAAAFGGFSAEWMDMLPNLEVIASFGVGYDAVNVGHAASRGIIVTNTPDVLNDEVADTTVALLINTVRRLPQAEQWLREGRWEKDGPFPLSPLSLAGRHVGIFGLGRIGLEIAKRLEPFKLKISYCTRTPRDDVPYKHYASLLDMARDVDTLISIVPKTDATHKVINAEILSALGANGVFVNAGRGWSVDEEDLAAALKNGTIAAAGLDVFYDEPHVPQALVDVPNASLLPHVASASVPTRNGMADLVVDNLIEWFSSGRALTPVPETPQKDG; encoded by the coding sequence ATGTCCGATACCCGCATTCCCGTCCTCGCATCCGTCAAGAGCCATCCCCGCGTCCTCGAGCGCCTCAAGGAGAAATTCGACCTGCGGCTGATGGAAATCGACGGACCGGCCTCGCTTCCAGAGGCCGAGCGCAGCGAAATTCGCGGCGCGGCGGCAGCTTTCGGCGGGTTCAGCGCGGAGTGGATGGACATGCTTCCGAACCTGGAAGTGATCGCCAGCTTCGGCGTCGGGTACGATGCGGTCAACGTCGGTCACGCGGCCTCGCGCGGGATCATCGTCACCAACACGCCGGACGTGCTGAACGACGAGGTGGCCGATACGACGGTCGCCCTCCTGATCAACACCGTCCGCCGCCTGCCGCAGGCCGAACAATGGCTGCGGGAAGGGCGCTGGGAGAAGGACGGTCCGTTCCCTCTGTCGCCGCTGTCGCTTGCCGGCCGGCATGTCGGCATTTTCGGTCTTGGACGGATCGGGCTGGAGATCGCCAAGCGGCTGGAGCCGTTCAAGCTGAAGATCAGCTATTGCACCCGCACGCCGCGGGATGACGTGCCCTACAAGCATTACGCCTCGCTTCTCGACATGGCGCGCGACGTCGATACGCTGATCTCGATCGTGCCGAAGACGGATGCAACCCACAAGGTGATCAATGCCGAGATCCTGTCGGCGCTCGGCGCCAACGGTGTCTTCGTCAATGCCGGACGAGGCTGGTCGGTGGATGAAGAGGATCTTGCCGCTGCGTTGAAGAACGGCACGATTGCAGCGGCCGGCCTCGACGTCTTCTACGATGAGCCGCACGTGCCGCAGGCGCTCGTCGATGTTCCAAACGCCTCGCTGCTGCCGCACGTCGCCTCGGCCTCGGTGCCGACGCGTAACGGCATGGCCGACCTGGTGGTCGACAACCTGATTGAGTGGTTCTCCTCGGGCCGCGCGCTGACGCCGGTTCCCGAAACGCCCCAGAAGGACGGCTGA